Proteins encoded in a region of the Blastococcus sp. Marseille-P5729 genome:
- a CDS encoding malate dehydrogenase has translation MTTTPVKVAVTGAAGQIGYSLLFRIASGALFGANTPVELRLLEITPALKALEGVVMELDDCAFPTLAGVQIGDDAKKVFDGVNHALLVGARPRGPGMERGDLLEANGGIFAPQGQALNEVAADDIHVTVTGNPANTNALIAMNNAPDIPDTRFSALTRLDHNRAISQLAAKLNVPVTEIKKMTIWGNHSATQYPDLFHAEVSGKNAAETVGDQEWLANTFIPTVAKRGAAIIDARGASSAASAASATIDHARDWALGSDEGDWVSMAIASDGSYGVPEGLISSFPVTCKNGEYEIVQGLEIDGFSRERIDASVKELEEERDAVAKLGLIP, from the coding sequence GTGACGACCACACCCGTCAAGGTTGCCGTGACCGGCGCCGCCGGTCAGATCGGCTACAGCCTCCTCTTCCGCATCGCATCGGGCGCGCTGTTCGGCGCCAACACCCCCGTGGAGCTGCGGCTGCTCGAGATCACCCCGGCACTGAAGGCCCTCGAGGGGGTCGTCATGGAGCTCGACGACTGCGCCTTCCCGACGCTGGCCGGCGTCCAGATCGGCGACGACGCGAAGAAGGTCTTCGACGGCGTCAACCACGCGCTGCTGGTCGGCGCCCGCCCGCGCGGTCCCGGCATGGAGCGCGGCGACCTGCTCGAGGCCAACGGTGGCATCTTCGCCCCGCAGGGCCAGGCGCTGAACGAGGTCGCCGCGGACGACATCCACGTCACCGTCACGGGCAACCCGGCGAACACCAACGCGCTGATCGCGATGAACAACGCCCCCGACATCCCCGACACCCGCTTCTCGGCGCTGACTCGGCTGGATCACAACCGCGCCATCTCCCAGCTGGCTGCCAAGCTGAACGTGCCGGTCACTGAGATCAAGAAGATGACGATCTGGGGCAACCATTCCGCCACCCAGTACCCCGACCTGTTCCATGCCGAGGTCTCCGGCAAGAACGCCGCCGAGACCGTCGGCGACCAGGAGTGGCTGGCAAACACCTTCATCCCGACCGTCGCCAAGCGTGGCGCAGCGATCATCGACGCGCGCGGTGCGTCGTCCGCCGCTTCGGCGGCCTCGGCGACGATCGATCACGCGCGGGACTGGGCGCTGGGCTCGGACGAGGGCGACTGGGTCTCGATGGCGATCGCCTCCGACGGCTCGTACGGCGTCCCCGAGGGCCTGATCTCGTCCTTCCCGGTCACCTGCAAGAACGGTGAGTACGAGATCGTGCAGGGCCTGGAGATCGACGGCTTCTCCCGCGAGAGGATCGACGCCTCCGTCAAGGAGCTCGAAGAGGAGCGCGACGCCGTGGCAAAACTCGGCCTCATCCCGTAA